One Alteromonas sp. KC3 DNA segment encodes these proteins:
- the ispE gene encoding 4-(cytidine 5'-diphospho)-2-C-methyl-D-erythritol kinase, with translation MKTQVNTKDWWPSPAKLNLFLHILGRYENGYHQLQSLFQMLDYGDKLAFTIAQNSTTKMATPLQGVADDDNLIIKAARLLAETTQCKLGATITLDKCLPMGGGIGGGSSNAATTLVALNHLWNTGLSEDELAALGLSLGADVPIFVRGLTAFAGGVGEEITPAPQPEMYYLVANPNVHVSTAQVFTAPELPRNTPAIQWQDYKFEKTHNDCQQLVENRYPEVAKLLQWLVHYAPSRMTGTGACVFATFSDRALAEQVQAEMPDNWQSFVAKGVNRSPLLDKLEQQK, from the coding sequence TTGAAAACACAAGTAAACACAAAAGACTGGTGGCCTTCACCTGCCAAGCTCAATCTTTTTCTCCATATTCTTGGTCGCTACGAAAATGGCTATCATCAGCTACAAAGCTTATTTCAAATGCTCGACTACGGTGACAAGCTCGCCTTTACTATCGCTCAAAATTCAACCACAAAAATGGCCACACCGTTACAAGGCGTTGCCGATGACGACAACCTTATTATAAAAGCAGCACGTTTATTGGCAGAAACAACTCAATGCAAGCTGGGCGCAACAATAACACTTGATAAATGTCTCCCAATGGGCGGTGGCATTGGAGGTGGTTCATCAAATGCAGCGACCACCTTAGTTGCACTCAACCACTTGTGGAACACGGGTTTAAGTGAAGATGAGCTGGCAGCTCTGGGATTATCACTTGGTGCCGATGTACCTATTTTTGTAAGAGGGTTAACGGCATTTGCTGGCGGTGTTGGAGAGGAAATTACCCCTGCACCACAACCTGAGATGTACTATTTAGTTGCCAACCCTAATGTGCATGTGAGCACGGCACAAGTGTTCACAGCACCTGAATTGCCAAGAAATACCCCTGCAATACAATGGCAAGATTATAAATTCGAAAAAACTCACAATGATTGTCAGCAATTAGTCGAGAATCGCTATCCTGAAGTTGCAAAATTATTACAGTGGTTGGTACACTACGCACCGTCGCGAATGACGGGCACAGGTGCCTGCGTGTTTGCCACTTTTTCTGACCGCGCTTTAGCCGAGCAAGTTCAAGCAGAAATGCCTGATAATTGGCAGAGCTTTGTCGCAAAAGGTGTGAACCGCTCACCACTATTAGATAAATTAGAACAACAAAAATAG
- the hemA gene encoding glutamyl-tRNA reductase, whose product MTLLALGINHKTAPVALREKVAFTPDSLVEALASLKKLEGVDESVIVSTCNRTELYVNTQDESGQKLLQWLSDFHHLNVQEISNNSYVLTQDEAVKHIMRVASGLDSLILGEPQILGQVKQAFGDAKHSGMINSEFDKLFQHTFSVAKRVRSETDIGANAVSVAYAAVQLAKHIFAELPKRSVLLVGAGETIELVAQHLKEQGVSKIAVANRTVARAEALAETLGASVYTLSQVPEHLKDFDIVISSTASQLPLIGKGMVEKALKQRKNMPMFLVDLAVPRDIESEVNDLGDAYLYTVDDLQHIVQKNLENREQAAIEAEKLIDKQAGDYMTWKQSQQSIDLVRQYRQKGMAQRDDIVEKAKAQLAEGKEAEAVLEEMAYKLTNALLHPTTLALREAAMHDDPALSRWLGQALALSDYTSEENK is encoded by the coding sequence ATGACTTTACTCGCCCTCGGTATTAACCACAAAACAGCCCCAGTCGCATTACGTGAAAAAGTGGCCTTTACACCTGACTCATTGGTGGAAGCACTTGCGAGCTTAAAAAAGCTTGAAGGTGTAGACGAGTCAGTGATTGTGTCTACGTGTAATCGCACAGAACTGTATGTGAATACCCAAGATGAAAGTGGCCAGAAACTGCTGCAATGGCTCAGTGATTTTCATCATTTAAATGTACAGGAAATTTCAAACAACAGTTATGTGTTAACGCAGGATGAAGCGGTAAAGCATATCATGCGTGTGGCAAGCGGCTTAGATTCACTAATACTGGGTGAGCCGCAAATTCTTGGACAAGTAAAACAAGCTTTTGGTGACGCAAAACACTCAGGAATGATCAACAGCGAGTTTGATAAGTTATTTCAACATACATTCTCTGTTGCAAAACGCGTGAGAAGCGAAACCGATATAGGTGCTAACGCAGTAAGTGTTGCCTATGCAGCTGTTCAGCTGGCCAAGCATATATTCGCCGAGTTACCCAAGCGCTCAGTGCTGCTAGTAGGGGCCGGCGAGACGATTGAATTGGTCGCGCAGCATTTAAAAGAGCAGGGTGTAAGCAAGATAGCGGTTGCGAATAGAACTGTAGCGCGCGCCGAAGCATTGGCTGAAACCCTCGGAGCAAGTGTTTATACACTTTCCCAGGTGCCAGAACACCTAAAAGATTTCGATATAGTGATCAGTTCTACGGCCAGTCAACTACCTTTAATAGGTAAAGGCATGGTCGAAAAAGCTTTAAAGCAGCGAAAGAACATGCCCATGTTTCTTGTAGACCTCGCAGTTCCAAGAGATATAGAGTCAGAAGTCAATGACTTAGGTGATGCTTACCTTTATACCGTTGACGATTTACAGCATATTGTTCAAAAGAATTTAGAAAACCGAGAACAGGCAGCAATCGAAGCTGAAAAGCTTATAGATAAGCAAGCTGGCGACTACATGACATGGAAACAGTCGCAGCAATCAATCGATTTAGTGAGACAGTATCGCCAAAAAGGCATGGCGCAGCGTGACGATATTGTTGAAAAAGCCAAAGCACAATTGGCAGAAGGAAAAGAAGCTGAAGCGGTATTAGAAGAAATGGCGTATAAGTTAACCAATGCGCTATTGCATCCTACCACATTGGCGTTACGCGAAGCCGCCATGCACGATGATCCAGCGTTAAGTCGTTGGCTAGGGCAAGCATTAGCATTGTCTGACTATACGTCAGAAGAGAATAAATAA
- the lolB gene encoding lipoprotein insertase outer membrane protein LolB, with the protein MIRILFLCISTVIMLSACTTAPKGPQHTVNLTAQLQKVAEVNKWQMRGKIAFRQGKEAASLNLVWKNDSGNFEFRLANFLGVTMVDLNVTDNKSVLEADGETYIDAQPEPLIYNITGMIIPVDSLLSWVKGLPLENDSYTLTEKGLVNTLESTCTLCRNWKVSYGNYGSVKTATSDNVWLPHSITLTQEQTENTPKTQLKIKIYEWTLN; encoded by the coding sequence ATGATTCGCATTCTATTTTTATGTATCAGCACGGTTATTATGCTAAGTGCGTGTACCACTGCACCAAAAGGGCCACAGCACACGGTAAACCTTACTGCACAACTACAAAAAGTTGCCGAAGTTAACAAATGGCAAATGCGTGGCAAAATTGCATTTCGTCAGGGTAAAGAAGCGGCGAGTTTAAATCTAGTTTGGAAAAACGATTCTGGTAATTTCGAATTTCGATTAGCAAATTTTCTTGGCGTCACCATGGTCGACCTTAATGTTACCGATAATAAATCCGTGTTAGAGGCCGATGGTGAAACTTACATTGACGCTCAACCAGAACCGCTTATATATAATATTACTGGCATGATCATTCCAGTAGACTCTCTGCTCTCTTGGGTCAAAGGCCTTCCTCTTGAAAACGATTCTTATACGCTTACTGAAAAAGGCTTAGTTAATACTTTAGAAAGTACGTGCACCTTATGCCGAAACTGGAAAGTAAGTTATGGCAACTATGGAAGCGTTAAAACAGCAACCAGTGACAACGTTTGGCTTCCACATAGTATTACACTTACACAAGAACAAACTGAAAACACACCGAAAACACAACTTAAAATAAAAATTTACGAGTGGACGCTCAATTGA